A single region of the Anaerostipes rhamnosivorans genome encodes:
- a CDS encoding N-acetylmuramoyl-L-alanine amidase, which produces MNKTTIIKASAVIGACLAVIGIMILYFAGKEDGRDSSPADKRTIFSEETRQKAEQKSKEKVKAEKKKYVVVIDPGHQRKQDQSQEPIGPGAKEMKSKVSSGTSGIVSGLNEYELTLMVSKKLKKELVKRGYTVYLTRKRADVNISNAKRAKFAEKKGADIFIRIHANGSRDYAVRGALSMAPSNNNPYAARLAKQSQELSKSVLKEYCKATGMKNRGVTLTDQMSGINWAAMPVTILELGFLSNPKDDMSMKSERFQKKMAEGAANGIDRFVKK; this is translated from the coding sequence ATGAATAAGACAACGATAATCAAAGCTTCCGCAGTCATTGGCGCGTGTTTGGCAGTCATAGGAATAATGATTTTATATTTTGCAGGAAAAGAGGACGGAAGGGATTCTTCCCCCGCCGATAAGAGGACGATTTTCTCTGAAGAAACACGACAAAAGGCAGAGCAGAAATCTAAGGAAAAGGTAAAAGCAGAAAAAAAGAAGTATGTAGTAGTGATTGATCCGGGGCATCAGAGGAAACAGGATCAGTCCCAGGAGCCCATCGGGCCAGGGGCTAAAGAAATGAAATCGAAGGTATCCTCTGGAACCAGCGGTATTGTGTCAGGATTAAATGAATATGAACTGACCCTTATGGTATCAAAGAAACTTAAGAAAGAGCTCGTAAAAAGAGGGTATACGGTGTATTTGACCCGGAAAAGAGCAGATGTAAATATCAGCAATGCCAAAAGAGCAAAATTTGCCGAAAAAAAGGGCGCAGATATTTTTATCAGGATTCATGCCAATGGTTCGAGAGACTATGCAGTGCGGGGTGCTCTTTCTATGGCGCCTTCAAATAACAATCCATATGCGGCACGGCTGGCTAAACAATCTCAGGAACTGTCTAAAAGCGTACTAAAAGAGTACTGCAAGGCCACGGGTATGAAGAACCGTGGCGTCACGCTGACAGATCAGATGAGCGGTATAAACTGGGCAGCTATGCCGGTAACGATTCTGGAACTGGGCTTTTTGAGTAACCCAAAGGACGATATGTCTATGAAAAGTGAACGCTTTCAAAAAAAGATGGCAGAAGGGGCAGCCAATGGAATTGACCGGTTTGTAAAGAAATGA
- a CDS encoding L,D-transpeptidase family protein: MKKKRWMAVLVMAVLIWNMTAGIIEKQTVHAAAKKSVWQKKFDRFRYDSKVNQLIFVKYHKKSRATVCMYQKKNHKWKRILKCRGYVGKKGIYKKKEGDMKTPSGTYGVTGAFGIKKNPGSKMEYTKVNKYLYWCGDKKYYNRLVDVREKKHRCRGEHLIDYKPHYHYGLFLNYNPKHKYKKGSAIFMHCKGKKSFTAGCIAVSKANMKKIIRNAEPGVKICIYRS, from the coding sequence ATGAAGAAAAAAAGATGGATGGCAGTGTTGGTTATGGCAGTCCTTATTTGGAATATGACAGCGGGAATCATAGAAAAACAGACGGTCCATGCAGCGGCAAAGAAGTCTGTATGGCAGAAGAAATTCGACCGATTCCGGTATGACAGTAAAGTAAACCAGCTGATCTTTGTAAAATACCATAAGAAATCAAGAGCAACGGTTTGTATGTACCAGAAAAAGAATCATAAATGGAAACGGATCTTAAAATGCAGAGGCTATGTAGGGAAAAAAGGAATCTATAAGAAAAAAGAAGGGGATATGAAAACACCTTCCGGTACTTATGGGGTTACGGGAGCTTTTGGTATCAAAAAAAATCCAGGGTCAAAGATGGAATATACGAAGGTAAATAAATATCTTTATTGGTGCGGCGACAAAAAATACTATAACCGGCTGGTGGATGTGAGAGAAAAAAAGCATCGCTGCAGGGGAGAGCATTTGATCGATTACAAGCCACATTATCATTACGGACTTTTTTTGAACTACAATCCAAAACATAAATATAAAAAGGGTTCTGCAATTTTTATGCACTGTAAAGGGAAAAAGTCTTTCACGGCAGGATGCATTGCAGTCAGCAAGGCAAACATGAAAAAGATCATAAGAAATGCGGAGCCAGGAGTAAAAATCTGCATCTACCGCAGTTAA
- a CDS encoding radical SAM protein: MEYEGMVYRPPSEAYSLIIQVTIGCSQNDCIFCNMYKEKRFRMRPLQDVLADFREARAYYSSIGKIFLADGDALICKNEYLNEILNYIREEIPECRQVTCYASPRSVMIKKEEELRELKAHGLDMVYMGLESGNAQVLEFMKKGATPQEMIQSAGKIKQAGIRLSVTAISGLGGTKLWREHAVDTGKVLSAMKPDYVGLLTLMVEPGLPLEEKIQKGEFELMTPYDNLKETKLMLENMDCPGCIFRSNHASNYVNLKGTLNEDRERMMAQLEEAIQGNIHLKEEWMRGF, encoded by the coding sequence ATGGAATACGAAGGAATGGTTTACAGACCGCCCAGCGAGGCATACAGCCTGATCATACAGGTGACGATCGGGTGCAGTCAGAACGACTGTATTTTCTGTAATATGTATAAAGAAAAGCGATTTAGAATGAGGCCGCTTCAGGATGTGCTGGCTGATTTCAGGGAGGCAAGAGCATACTACAGCTCGATTGGAAAAATCTTTCTGGCAGACGGGGATGCTCTGATCTGCAAGAATGAATATCTTAATGAGATCCTGAACTATATACGGGAAGAGATACCGGAATGCCGTCAGGTGACCTGCTATGCGTCACCCAGAAGTGTCATGATCAAAAAAGAAGAGGAACTCCGGGAACTGAAAGCACACGGTCTGGATATGGTGTATATGGGACTGGAATCAGGTAATGCACAGGTGCTTGAATTCATGAAAAAGGGGGCGACTCCGCAGGAAATGATCCAGTCAGCGGGTAAGATAAAGCAGGCAGGCATCCGGCTGTCTGTGACAGCAATCTCTGGTCTTGGAGGAACAAAGCTGTGGAGAGAACATGCAGTTGACACCGGAAAGGTGCTGTCCGCTATGAAGCCGGATTATGTAGGATTGCTGACCTTGATGGTAGAGCCGGGACTGCCTTTGGAAGAGAAGATTCAAAAAGGGGAATTTGAACTGATGACCCCGTATGACAATCTCAAGGAGACAAAACTGATGCTGGAAAACATGGACTGTCCGGGCTGTATCTTCCGTTCCAACCATGCTTCCAATTATGTCAATTTGAAAGGGACTTTAAACGAAGACCGGGAAAGAATGATGGCCCAGTTGGAAGAAGCAATCCAGGGAAATATACACTTAAAAGAAGAGTGGATGCGGGGATTTTAA
- a CDS encoding histidinol-phosphatase HisJ family protein — protein MIRSDFHLHTSHSSDSKAPMESMILKAVDLGLTKICFTEHQDYDYPENDENFDFLLDIQTYKKELFTLKDKYKDHIQVLFGTEIGLMPTTYDKCRAFARSENFDFIIGSTHIVDQMDPYESIFFETYPGKQGLTRYLEVILENVQTYHDYCVYGHLDYAVRYCPDKNYHFVYKDYADLIEEILRTVIDDGKGIEVNTGGYKYGLGYPNPHPDILKRYRELGGEILTIGSDGHCPEHMAYDFSKLSDLLTSVGFRYYTVFKDQKPEFIKL, from the coding sequence ATGATTCGTTCAGATTTTCATTTACATACCAGCCACTCATCTGACTCAAAAGCCCCAATGGAATCTATGATTTTAAAGGCTGTAGACCTGGGTCTTACGAAAATTTGTTTTACAGAACACCAGGATTACGACTATCCCGAAAATGATGAAAACTTTGATTTTCTTCTGGATATCCAAACATATAAAAAGGAATTATTTACATTAAAGGATAAATACAAAGATCATATACAGGTGCTGTTCGGCACCGAGATCGGTCTCATGCCCACAACCTATGACAAATGCCGTGCCTTCGCGCGCTCAGAAAATTTTGACTTTATCATTGGATCTACCCATATTGTTGACCAAATGGACCCATATGAATCCATATTTTTTGAAACATATCCTGGAAAACAAGGACTTACAAGATATTTAGAAGTGATTCTTGAGAATGTACAGACATACCATGACTACTGCGTCTATGGCCATTTGGATTATGCAGTGCGCTACTGCCCAGATAAAAACTACCATTTTGTTTACAAAGACTATGCCGATTTGATCGAGGAAATTTTAAGAACGGTCATTGATGATGGAAAAGGGATCGAGGTCAACACCGGCGGGTACAAATACGGCCTCGGCTATCCGAATCCCCACCCGGATATTTTAAAACGCTACCGGGAACTTGGAGGGGAAATCCTGACCATAGGATCAGACGGACACTGTCCGGAACATATGGCTTATGATTTTTCAAAGCTTTCGGACCTGCTCACTTCCGTTGGTTTCCGGTACTATACGGTATTTAAAGATCAAAAACCAGAATTTATAAAATTATAA